Proteins from a single region of Anastrepha ludens isolate Willacy chromosome 5, idAnaLude1.1, whole genome shotgun sequence:
- the LOC128863645 gene encoding uncharacterized protein LOC128863645: MGYILELLRQYGMSECNPVATPSECITVFDKSCEKLDKIYPYREIIGALMYLSVATRPDIANTVARLAQFVNDPSKAHWNAVKRVLRYLAGTADKGLVYQRTALPLVGYTDADWGGCTSDRRSYTGYAYLLSNAAISWKSQKQRTVALSSTEAEYVSLAEAAKEAVYLRSLLLEIGTKEFTDITIYVDNRGAQCLASDPVYHARTKHIDIKHHFVRECVSKGLFTLAHISTHEMLADVMTKPLARVNHERCRTGLGLTA, encoded by the coding sequence ATGGGTTACATATTAGAACTATTGAGACAATACGGCATGAGTGAGTGTAACCCAGTAGCTACGCCGTCAGAATGTATTACGGTTTTTGATAAATCTTGCGAGAAGCTTGATAAAATCTATCCATATAGGGAAATAATTGGGGCTCTTATGTATTTGTCCGTTGCCACAAGACCCGACATAGCTAACACGGTGGCAAGATTGGCGCAGTTCGTAAATGATCCTTCGAAAGCACACTGGAATGCGGTTAAACGTGTCTTAAGGTATCTTGCTGGCACGGCTGATAAAGGATTGGTGTATCAAAGGACAGCCCTTCCGCTTGTAGGTTACACCGATGCTGACTGGGGTGGATGCACAAGCGATCGTCGTTCTTATACGGGCTATGCATATTTGCTCAGCAATGCAGCCATTAGCTGGAAATCACAAAAACAACGTACTGTCGCACTTTcgtcaacagaggccgaatatGTTAGTTTGGCAGAAGCAGCTAAAGAGGCAGTTTATCTACGTAGCCTTTTACTCGAGATTGGCACTAAAGAGTTTACTGATATTACAATATATGTGGATAATAGAGGAGCGCAATGTTTGGCGAGTGATCCGGTTTACCATGCGAGGACCAAACATATCGACATAAAGCACCACTTTGTTCGAGAATGCGTCAGTAAAGGGTTATTCACATTGGCACACATATCAACGCATGAGATGCTTGCGGATGTGATGACAAAACCATTAGCACGAGTAAATCACGAAAGATGTCGTACTGGACTTGGTTTAACTGCTTAG